One segment of Shewanella piezotolerans WP3 DNA contains the following:
- a CDS encoding alkene reductase, whose product MTDSLFQPIQLGKLTLSNRIVMPPMTRSRASQPGNTANQMMAKYYAQRASAGLIVAEGTQISAMGQGYAWTPGIYTSEQIHGWKLVTDAVHNNGGTIFAQLWHVGRVTHPDNIGGQQPISSSALKAKNVKVFIDNGTQEPGFVDVVEPREMTQADIELVIGQYRQAALNAIEAGFDGIELHAANGYLINQFIDSEANNRTDEYGGSIENRLRFMGEVVAAMTDAIGADRVGVRLAPFTSLNGTVDATPEETYTAAAVLLNSLSVVYIHIAEVDWDDAPETPKAFKADVRQAYQGVLIYAGRYDSDKGAMAIDDGVADMIGFGRPFVANPDLPSRIQHGYPLAMHDPNTLFGGAEVGLTDYPDYSAN is encoded by the coding sequence ATGACTGACTCGCTATTCCAACCAATCCAACTTGGTAAACTGACCCTAAGCAATCGCATTGTTATGCCTCCGATGACTCGCTCTCGTGCCAGCCAACCGGGTAATACAGCCAATCAGATGATGGCCAAGTACTATGCACAAAGAGCTTCTGCAGGACTTATCGTTGCTGAAGGCACTCAAATATCAGCAATGGGTCAAGGCTACGCATGGACCCCCGGGATCTATACCTCTGAGCAAATTCATGGCTGGAAACTCGTCACTGATGCTGTTCACAACAATGGGGGTACTATCTTTGCTCAGTTATGGCATGTAGGTCGAGTCACCCATCCAGATAACATTGGTGGCCAACAACCAATCTCATCTTCAGCCTTAAAAGCAAAGAACGTTAAGGTATTTATCGACAATGGTACCCAAGAGCCAGGTTTTGTTGACGTAGTCGAACCGAGAGAGATGACTCAAGCTGATATTGAACTGGTTATTGGTCAATACCGCCAAGCTGCTCTCAATGCGATAGAGGCTGGTTTTGATGGCATTGAACTTCATGCTGCAAACGGCTACCTAATCAACCAGTTTATCGACTCAGAAGCTAATAACCGCACCGATGAGTATGGTGGTTCTATAGAAAATAGACTGCGCTTTATGGGCGAAGTGGTTGCGGCCATGACCGATGCTATTGGCGCTGATCGCGTTGGTGTGCGTCTTGCGCCATTTACTTCACTTAATGGCACTGTTGATGCGACTCCTGAAGAGACCTACACAGCAGCTGCAGTGCTACTAAACTCACTGAGTGTAGTTTACATCCATATTGCAGAAGTTGACTGGGACGACGCGCCAGAAACACCTAAAGCCTTTAAAGCAGATGTCCGCCAAGCCTATCAAGGTGTGCTGATCTATGCCGGCCGATATGATAGTGACAAAGGTGCTATGGCGATCGATGATGGAGTGGCAGACATGATTGGTTTTGGCCGTCCGTTTGTTGCCAACCCTGATCTGCCATCACGGATCCAGCACGGCTATCCGCTAGCTATGCACGATCCAAATACACTTTTCGGTGGTGCGGAAGTTGGACTGACTGACTACCCAGATTACAGTGCTAACTAA
- the gloA gene encoding lactoylglutathione lyase, which yields MKFLHTMLRVKDLDKSIAFYTNVLGMKELERTENQQYRYTLVFVGFGNQADSTTIELTYNWDTDEYDMGNAFGHIALGVEDIYAACDKIKTLGGNVTRDAGPVKGGNTHIAFITDPDGYQIELIQLGE from the coding sequence ATGAAGTTTTTACACACCATGTTAAGGGTCAAGGACCTCGATAAGTCAATCGCTTTTTATACTAATGTACTTGGCATGAAAGAGCTTGAGAGAACTGAAAACCAGCAATACCGCTACACCTTAGTGTTCGTTGGCTTTGGTAACCAGGCTGACAGTACCACTATTGAGCTGACCTATAACTGGGATACTGATGAGTATGATATGGGTAATGCATTTGGCCATATCGCACTCGGCGTAGAAGATATTTACGCTGCTTGTGACAAGATTAAAACACTCGGCGGTAATGTCACTCGAGATGCTGGTCCAGTAAAAGGTGGGAATACTCATATCGCCTTTATCACTGATCCTGACGGCTACCAAATTGAACTTATCCAGCTAGGAGAGTAA
- a CDS encoding SDR family NAD(P)-dependent oxidoreductase, translating to MAKTILITGATDGIGLETAKSLVSQGHHVLLHGRSEMKLAAVAEQLAKGSIETYIADLSVMSDVISLADNIKQRHQHIDVIINNAGVYSGSGQPTKDGFDLRFAVNTFAPYLLTQKLLPLLGKHSRVVNLSSAAQASVDLQALAGEKVLSDGQAYAQSKLAITMWSRVLGLELQTTGPIVVSVNPASMLGSKMVKDAFGVAGGDLSIGVNILCRAALSDEFSGAAGLYFDNDIGRFSSPHNDALDETTLMLLMDSMKQALSKVSYAS from the coding sequence ATGGCAAAGACAATTTTAATCACTGGTGCTACAGATGGCATTGGCCTTGAAACTGCAAAATCATTGGTATCCCAAGGACATCATGTATTGCTCCATGGGCGTAGCGAAATGAAGTTAGCAGCTGTTGCCGAACAATTGGCGAAAGGAAGTATCGAGACCTATATTGCCGACTTATCTGTTATGAGCGACGTAATTTCACTGGCTGATAATATCAAGCAACGGCATCAGCATATTGATGTGATTATTAATAATGCGGGTGTGTATAGTGGCTCAGGTCAACCGACCAAAGACGGCTTTGATCTACGATTTGCTGTAAACACATTTGCGCCGTATTTGTTAACTCAAAAGCTGTTACCACTATTAGGTAAGCACAGTCGCGTGGTGAATCTATCATCTGCGGCTCAAGCAAGTGTCGACTTACAAGCGCTTGCAGGTGAGAAGGTATTATCTGATGGGCAGGCGTATGCGCAGAGTAAGTTGGCTATTACCATGTGGTCGCGGGTATTGGGGCTTGAGTTACAAACAACGGGCCCGATAGTTGTCTCCGTTAATCCCGCCTCTATGCTTGGTAGTAAGATGGTTAAAGATGCTTTTGGTGTTGCGGGTGGAGACTTGAGTATAGGCGTTAATATTCTTTGTCGAGCAGCGTTATCTGATGAGTTTTCAGGTGCTGCAGGGCTGTATTTCGATAATGATATTGGGCGTTTTAGCAGTCCGCATAATGATGCGCTAGATGAAACTACACTCATGTTGCTGATGGACTCAATGAAGCAAGCATTATCAAAGGTGAGTTACGCCAGTTAA
- a CDS encoding EAL domain-containing protein, with protein MKVLIVDDQTFVREIIKTEFTMVAPDVSFDFHEADCGNRAIEMLEQNSLKELTAIDLVIADLKMENGDGLAIINHMATTRSRDIPLAIVSSSDKRTLELIGNITNSFSLNLIGVFQKPLDIKDIYTAILAKKISPRRAEHIVENSPICNEQNITSLLNEDNLFLCYQPKINIKTGELIGFEVLSRLCIQGDGFVYPDKFIPLIEKAGLNCQFTKLVLNQALSQWHLFTELKRYSLSVNISANDLLSDDFINYVIDKNLSNSDVKLMLELTESQQTINQDRSLQAIAKFIINDIPISLDDFGKSYSTFDRLDSIPFDEIKIDKDFVSDLDTNAQHQAIVESTIALASKLKVKVVAEGVETVSVLKVLEALGCHVAQGYFISPPIEGRYLMEWIKEYNQHHDCQYACC; from the coding sequence ATGAAGGTTCTCATTGTTGATGATCAAACATTTGTGAGAGAGATAATTAAAACAGAATTTACCATGGTGGCTCCTGATGTCAGCTTTGATTTCCATGAAGCCGATTGTGGAAATAGAGCGATTGAAATGCTCGAACAGAATAGCCTTAAGGAGCTGACTGCAATTGATTTGGTTATTGCGGATCTGAAAATGGAAAATGGCGATGGCCTCGCAATCATTAATCATATGGCGACAACGCGTAGTCGCGATATTCCACTCGCAATTGTAAGCTCTTCTGATAAACGAACACTTGAGCTGATAGGAAATATCACAAATAGCTTTAGCCTTAATTTGATAGGAGTATTTCAAAAACCTCTGGATATCAAAGATATCTACACTGCCATTTTGGCGAAGAAAATATCTCCGCGACGAGCTGAACACATCGTTGAAAACTCACCTATCTGTAATGAACAAAACATCACTTCACTGCTCAATGAAGATAATTTATTTCTGTGTTATCAGCCAAAAATTAACATAAAAACTGGTGAACTTATTGGGTTTGAAGTTTTGTCTAGGCTTTGTATTCAAGGAGATGGTTTTGTCTATCCTGATAAGTTTATTCCCTTGATAGAAAAGGCGGGGTTAAATTGTCAGTTTACTAAATTAGTGCTTAACCAAGCATTGTCTCAGTGGCATTTATTTACTGAACTGAAGCGTTATAGTTTATCGGTCAATATTAGCGCCAATGATTTACTGTCGGATGACTTTATCAATTATGTTATTGATAAAAATCTAAGCAATTCAGATGTGAAACTCATGCTGGAGCTGACAGAGTCTCAGCAAACGATCAATCAAGATCGCTCTCTTCAAGCTATTGCAAAGTTCATTATCAACGATATCCCAATATCCCTCGATGATTTCGGTAAAAGCTACTCTACTTTTGACCGTTTAGACAGTATTCCATTTGATGAGATAAAAATTGATAAAGATTTCGTGTCAGATCTTGACACCAATGCGCAGCATCAAGCGATTGTAGAGTCGACGATTGCCTTAGCGAGTAAGCTCAAGGTCAAAGTTGTTGCTGAAGGCGTGGAAACTGTATCGGTACTGAAGGTATTGGAGGCGTTAGGATGCCATGTTGCACAAGGTTATTTTATCAGTCCTCCTATTGAAGGTCGTTATTTAATGGAGTGGATTAAAGAGTATAACCAACATCATGATTGTCAATATGCTTGCTGTTAG
- a CDS encoding hybrid sensor histidine kinase/response regulator: MKFSRLASLAFTVGLMGTLLVDIALWKHGEAELAKQHQSRAEKVFESSREMLIQHRIMMDALQAFFNASNEVTKAEFTLFAKDLLKIKSAIAFTLDPQLQPQYISDPAFYEAIDAGGAHTEPNNTISYEVEDFATIVISIDEPKHPYLVYAVSYQRLQQKMEGNIDICERFTLGNRTLSNQECQTYEDRFFASLLGFHSEQFIDLPEYNTSYRLTVDNLPTNAEMLSIAQLLFGCTLAGLVFSLLVSLMIQNRIDKEKQRIESNSKLALLSTLNHEIRTPINAVLGYANMLKNKTSGSVDGEETLDKIIWSANLLNTVAQNTLTYSKASSGTLSLHYQEVNFPLFLNKIEDYYRAFSDTHKKLLKVLYVGEIPTHILLDDTKFFQLTTNFINNAFKYSTGDLVIFSVRVRPFSSNSTARLARDDKPLDGFVRVAIKDFGKGMSKASMTAISQPFTTDLKSNEALKSGIGIGLYTCKKVIESVGGSIRIRSRKDHGTLVIFQFPFRLSRRETERLPSHDTSTIVSVDISPKKENNTYASNSVINQHKVANAQHVILVDDNCFNLEVCKSMLESNGFIVITAKDEREAINALDGFYEVHQHGTESPSLTVLMDYMLEDTDGLTLISSLKELGFIRAKYFILSANSKDEIPRSAQFPEIPFLQKPLDIMAISTLRGELPTF, from the coding sequence GTGAAGTTTAGTCGCTTAGCTAGCTTGGCGTTTACTGTTGGTTTGATGGGTACCTTGCTGGTTGATATAGCGCTGTGGAAGCACGGGGAAGCGGAGTTAGCTAAACAGCACCAAAGTCGCGCTGAAAAGGTGTTTGAGTCTTCTAGAGAGATGTTGATCCAGCACCGCATCATGATGGATGCACTGCAGGCATTTTTTAATGCCTCTAATGAGGTAACCAAAGCTGAATTCACGCTTTTTGCGAAAGATTTACTCAAAATAAAATCGGCGATAGCGTTTACATTGGACCCGCAGTTACAACCCCAATATATATCAGATCCAGCGTTTTATGAGGCCATCGATGCAGGGGGGGCGCATACAGAACCTAATAACACTATTAGTTACGAGGTTGAAGATTTTGCGACTATCGTTATTAGTATTGATGAACCTAAACATCCCTACTTGGTTTATGCGGTGTCATACCAAAGATTGCAGCAAAAAATGGAGGGAAATATCGACATATGTGAAAGGTTCACATTAGGAAATCGCACTCTGAGTAACCAAGAGTGTCAAACTTATGAAGACAGGTTTTTCGCCTCGCTATTAGGGTTCCACTCAGAGCAATTTATTGATTTACCAGAATATAATACCAGTTATCGTTTAACGGTTGATAACTTACCAACAAATGCAGAGATGCTTAGCATCGCACAATTACTATTTGGTTGTACTTTAGCTGGATTGGTATTTTCACTGCTTGTCTCCTTGATGATTCAAAATCGTATTGATAAAGAAAAGCAGCGTATTGAGTCAAACTCAAAATTGGCATTATTATCAACATTAAACCATGAGATAAGGACGCCTATTAATGCCGTTTTAGGTTATGCCAATATGTTGAAAAATAAGACGAGCGGCTCAGTCGATGGTGAAGAAACACTAGATAAAATAATTTGGTCTGCAAATTTACTGAACACTGTTGCGCAAAATACTCTGACTTATAGTAAGGCTAGTTCTGGAACTTTAAGTTTGCATTACCAAGAAGTAAATTTCCCCCTGTTTTTAAATAAAATAGAAGATTACTATCGCGCATTTAGCGATACACATAAAAAACTTTTAAAGGTGCTGTATGTGGGAGAGATCCCTACCCATATCCTGCTAGATGATACTAAGTTTTTCCAGTTAACAACCAATTTCATCAATAACGCATTTAAGTATAGTACTGGTGATCTGGTCATATTCAGTGTCAGAGTTCGTCCTTTCTCATCCAATTCAACCGCAAGATTAGCTAGAGACGACAAGCCTCTAGATGGTTTTGTTCGTGTGGCTATTAAGGACTTTGGTAAGGGGATGTCTAAAGCATCAATGACAGCGATTTCGCAACCTTTCACTACTGACTTGAAATCAAATGAAGCACTCAAGTCTGGCATAGGAATTGGTTTGTATACTTGTAAAAAGGTGATTGAAAGTGTTGGCGGGAGTATCAGGATCCGCAGCAGAAAAGATCATGGTACTTTAGTTATATTTCAGTTTCCGTTTAGGCTTAGCCGCAGAGAAACTGAGCGATTGCCTTCCCACGATACTTCCACGATCGTTAGTGTGGATATTTCTCCAAAAAAGGAGAACAATACGTATGCCTCAAACTCAGTGATTAATCAGCACAAAGTCGCCAATGCACAGCACGTCATACTCGTTGATGATAACTGTTTTAATTTGGAGGTCTGTAAGTCAATGTTAGAAAGTAACGGATTCATTGTGATCACTGCGAAAGATGAACGAGAGGCTATAAATGCACTCGATGGGTTTTATGAAGTACACCAGCACGGCACTGAATCACCATCTCTTACAGTACTAATGGACTATATGCTTGAAGATACCGATGGCTTGACTCTGATATCGTCATTAAAGGAGTTGGGTTTTATTCGAGCAAAGTATTTTATTCTGTCAGCTAACAGCAAAGACGAAATTCCTAGATCTGCTCAATTTCCAGAAATTCCATTTTTACAGAAGCCATTGGATATAATGGCTATTAGCACTTTGAGAGGGGAGCTGCCAACGTTTTGA
- a CDS encoding HAD family hydrolase, producing the protein MKLKSLSLLLMLTLSSTSALAVTCPPNAGELPSWANSDRRSAITEFVTEITNPNSPNFVATKDRIAVFDNDGTLWSEQPMYYQLVFTLEQIKGLASKHPEWKTQTPFKWVLEDDVESLMKADHYALLELLQATHSGLTVEAFQQIVHSWVTKSKHQRFDRSYIDMTYQPMKEMLSYLKANGFTNYIVSGGGSDFMRAWTEQAYGIPAENVIGSSFGYDVVKVGADTVIVKNGELVSNNDKQEKVANIQRVIGKKPILAVGNSDGDHAMLQWSTSQNNPSMAMIVHHTDSDREWQYDRDSSIGRLDKALNESKQKDNWHLIDMKNDWCTVYGASSTSK; encoded by the coding sequence ATGAAGCTTAAATCTCTGTCTTTACTCCTTATGCTCACGCTATCATCCACCTCAGCACTTGCTGTTACCTGCCCTCCCAATGCAGGTGAACTCCCCTCTTGGGCTAACAGTGACCGTAGAAGTGCAATTACAGAGTTTGTAACAGAGATAACCAATCCGAACAGTCCAAACTTTGTCGCCACCAAAGACCGTATCGCAGTGTTTGATAATGATGGCACTCTTTGGTCAGAGCAACCTATGTATTACCAATTGGTTTTTACTTTAGAGCAGATTAAAGGGCTGGCGAGCAAGCATCCGGAATGGAAAACCCAAACGCCTTTCAAGTGGGTGTTAGAGGACGATGTTGAATCATTGATGAAAGCAGACCACTATGCTCTCTTAGAGTTACTGCAAGCTACGCATTCAGGCTTAACTGTAGAGGCATTTCAACAGATAGTGCACAGCTGGGTCACCAAGAGCAAGCATCAACGCTTTGACCGAAGCTATATCGATATGACTTACCAACCGATGAAAGAGATGCTGAGTTATTTAAAGGCCAATGGCTTTACAAACTACATTGTTTCGGGTGGCGGTAGTGACTTTATGCGGGCTTGGACAGAGCAGGCTTATGGCATTCCAGCTGAAAATGTTATTGGCAGTAGCTTTGGATACGACGTAGTTAAAGTGGGTGCCGATACTGTGATTGTGAAAAATGGCGAGCTAGTTTCAAATAATGACAAACAGGAAAAAGTCGCAAATATTCAACGCGTCATTGGTAAGAAGCCAATACTTGCCGTAGGTAACTCTGATGGTGATCATGCCATGTTGCAATGGAGTACCAGCCAAAATAATCCAAGTATGGCAATGATAGTACATCACACCGACAGCGATCGTGAATGGCAGTATGACCGCGATTCATCCATAGGCCGTTTAGACAAGGCGCTTAATGAGTCCAAACAAAAGGACAACTGGCACTTAATCGATATGAAGAATGACTGGTGTACTGTATATGGTGCCAGCAGCACGAGCAAATAA
- a CDS encoding M13 family metallopeptidase, which produces MKKSLIAIALATTFLGGCGASDVNDTAATEVTKTTSTKAELGSFGVDLSARNEAVKPGDDFFMYASGTWYDHYIMPADKTRYGAFTGLAERSEEQVKEIIDDIASRSDLNAEEQLIADFYKSYMDTDTINKLGITPIQGTLDQISAIKNTDDLTKVFGQAWLTGATSPISGGMWFNRLDPNQYEMSIGAGGLGLPDRSYYLEDSERFVKIRSAYVNHIAQMLAFAGVKDGEARAQAILALETKMAEGQWPREKRRNRDLTLNQVKRADLAKEYPGFDWDLYFAETGYKVPQLNISQPDPVKTMIGLVNSESLKVWQDYLTFHTVSNNADVLSEDIYAANFAFYGKELSGQQEPRPRWKRAISEMSGTQSLGFAIGKVYVARYFPESSKQQMSELVENLRTAMGQRIDDLDWMGDETKVNAHAKLAAFNPKIGYPDVWQEFDGLELTNKDLVGNIHNLREYFKADSVAKELKKTDRNRWGMTPQRVNAYYNSSFNEIVFPAAILQPPFFDPNADAAVNYGGIGAVIGHEMGHGFDDQGSKSDANGIQRNWWTDADRAAFEAKADQLAAQYSKYEPIPDNFVNGRNSLGENIGDVGGLSMAYHAYKLSLNGKEAPVIDGVTGDQRFFLAWAQVWKEKRTEQSMLNQLRAGTHAPGRYRAQAPRNHDAWYKAFDVKPGDALYLTEDERVRIW; this is translated from the coding sequence ATGAAAAAATCACTAATTGCTATTGCCCTAGCCACTACCTTTTTAGGTGGCTGCGGCGCTTCGGATGTTAATGACACAGCAGCAACAGAAGTCACTAAAACAACTTCAACTAAAGCAGAATTAGGCAGCTTCGGGGTTGACCTTTCTGCACGAAATGAAGCGGTCAAACCTGGTGATGACTTCTTTATGTACGCCAGCGGCACTTGGTATGACCATTACATCATGCCTGCGGATAAGACTCGTTATGGCGCATTTACTGGTCTTGCTGAGCGCAGTGAAGAACAAGTTAAAGAGATCATCGATGATATTGCTAGCCGCAGTGATTTAAATGCTGAAGAGCAGCTCATTGCTGACTTCTACAAATCATACATGGACACCGATACCATCAACAAGCTTGGTATCACCCCTATTCAAGGCACCCTTGATCAGATCTCTGCAATCAAGAATACTGACGACCTAACTAAAGTCTTTGGCCAAGCATGGCTGACAGGTGCAACTTCTCCAATCTCTGGTGGCATGTGGTTTAATCGTCTAGACCCTAATCAGTACGAAATGTCGATTGGTGCTGGCGGCTTAGGTCTACCAGACCGTTCATACTACCTTGAAGATAGCGAACGTTTCGTTAAAATCCGCAGCGCTTATGTCAATCACATAGCACAAATGCTGGCTTTTGCAGGTGTTAAAGATGGTGAAGCCCGCGCTCAAGCAATCCTTGCTCTTGAAACTAAGATGGCTGAAGGACAATGGCCACGAGAGAAGCGTCGTAACCGTGATTTAACTTTAAACCAAGTTAAACGTGCAGACCTTGCCAAAGAGTATCCTGGTTTTGACTGGGATCTTTATTTCGCTGAAACGGGCTACAAGGTCCCGCAGCTGAATATCTCTCAGCCTGATCCTGTTAAAACTATGATTGGATTGGTTAACAGCGAGTCACTTAAAGTTTGGCAAGATTACCTCACTTTCCATACCGTGAGTAACAACGCTGATGTCCTATCTGAAGATATCTACGCGGCGAACTTTGCGTTTTATGGCAAAGAGCTAAGTGGACAGCAAGAACCTCGCCCTCGTTGGAAGCGTGCCATTTCAGAGATGTCAGGCACACAATCATTAGGGTTTGCTATCGGTAAAGTGTACGTTGCTCGATATTTCCCTGAGTCATCTAAGCAGCAGATGTCAGAGCTAGTTGAGAACTTACGTACTGCAATGGGTCAACGTATTGATGATCTTGACTGGATGGGTGATGAAACCAAAGTTAATGCTCATGCCAAACTAGCCGCCTTTAACCCTAAAATCGGTTACCCAGATGTATGGCAAGAGTTTGATGGATTAGAACTGACCAATAAAGATTTAGTCGGTAACATTCACAATCTGCGTGAGTACTTTAAAGCTGATAGCGTTGCTAAAGAACTCAAGAAAACTGACCGTAACCGTTGGGGCATGACACCGCAACGCGTTAACGCTTACTACAATAGCTCGTTTAACGAGATTGTATTCCCAGCAGCCATTTTACAACCACCATTTTTCGATCCTAATGCAGACGCAGCAGTAAACTATGGTGGAATTGGCGCTGTTATCGGCCATGAAATGGGCCACGGTTTTGACGATCAAGGTTCAAAATCTGATGCCAACGGCATTCAGCGTAACTGGTGGACAGATGCCGATCGCGCCGCGTTTGAAGCGAAAGCCGACCAGCTTGCTGCTCAGTACAGTAAGTATGAGCCAATTCCTGATAACTTCGTCAATGGCCGTAACAGCCTTGGCGAGAACATTGGTGACGTGGGCGGCCTATCGATGGCTTACCATGCATACAAGCTAAGCCTTAACGGCAAAGAAGCACCTGTCATTGACGGTGTTACGGGCGATCAACGCTTCTTCCTTGCTTGGGCTCAAGTTTGGAAAGAGAAACGCACCGAGCAAAGCATGTTGAATCAGCTTCGTGCTGGTACCCATGCTCCAGGTCGTTACCGCGCCCAAGCGCCTCGTAACCACGATGCTTGGTACAAAGCATTTGATGTTAAGCCTGGTGACGCACTTTACTTAACAGAAGACGAGCGCGTGCGTATTTGGTAA
- a CDS encoding PepSY-associated TM helix domain-containing protein, whose product MNVVPALKWFHNWVGFFISITMLIVLTTGVYLGGMDMLKRLDDKGQQYTPLSVERKAEVTDALFERYPEISTVRFPTEHTPYIQASARGTTIALDSELNELSIRKFSEIPMYSTVFWLHRNFLMGDFGKYLNAWASMIGAVITLVGIYLWWRVRKGFRLKQSLPKDTRSSSLLKSHIQLGLFISVPLFVLCLSGFLITYKGLWFGALKPSSNIEVSYPKSQANDWQSQLQTAQNLWPESQLVAVSKGRAKKPKEGEPAAEPSYSIQFDSHSDVWLRNADRISINHAEGTIQSALKHSDRPLSARVASFVRPLHDALNMPFGYVVFITSVSLVGCMILMFSALTFYRRIFKKKRS is encoded by the coding sequence ATGAATGTCGTTCCCGCTTTAAAATGGTTCCACAATTGGGTTGGTTTTTTTATTAGCATTACCATGCTAATTGTATTAACAACAGGTGTTTACCTAGGCGGCATGGATATGCTTAAGCGCCTCGATGATAAAGGTCAGCAATACACACCATTATCCGTTGAACGCAAAGCAGAGGTGACTGATGCCCTGTTTGAACGCTATCCAGAGATAAGCACCGTTCGCTTTCCTACAGAGCATACGCCTTATATTCAAGCCAGTGCGCGAGGCACAACCATTGCGTTAGATAGTGAGTTAAATGAACTGTCGATTCGCAAGTTTTCAGAAATACCAATGTACAGTACTGTTTTTTGGTTACACAGAAACTTCTTAATGGGTGACTTTGGTAAATACCTTAACGCTTGGGCATCAATGATTGGCGCGGTCATCACCTTAGTGGGGATCTATCTATGGTGGCGAGTGCGTAAAGGTTTCCGCCTAAAACAAAGTCTCCCTAAAGATACCCGTTCAAGCAGTTTGTTAAAAAGCCACATTCAACTAGGGTTATTTATCTCTGTTCCTTTATTCGTTTTGTGTCTAAGCGGCTTTTTAATCACTTATAAAGGTTTGTGGTTCGGTGCATTAAAACCAAGTTCCAACATCGAGGTCAGCTACCCTAAAAGCCAAGCAAATGATTGGCAAAGTCAATTACAAACCGCGCAAAACCTTTGGCCTGAATCTCAACTAGTTGCGGTGAGTAAAGGGCGCGCTAAAAAGCCAAAAGAGGGAGAGCCAGCAGCAGAACCTAGTTATAGCATTCAGTTTGATAGCCATAGCGACGTGTGGTTACGTAATGCAGACAGAATCAGTATAAATCACGCCGAAGGAACCATTCAATCAGCTTTAAAGCACAGCGACAGACCGCTGTCAGCCAGAGTGGCGAGTTTTGTAAGGCCGCTACACGATGCGCTTAATATGCCTTTTGGTTACGTCGTATTTATTACAAGCGTGTCATTAGTTGGCTGCATGATCCTAATGTTTAGTGCGTTAACCTTCTATCGTCGAATATTTAAGAAAAAGCGTAGCTAG